A part of Verrucomicrobiota bacterium genomic DNA contains:
- a CDS encoding glycosyltransferase, producing MHRAYTDNAGSECQRHAIAYQGIAEETHAAAVKSRGRIARKPLQIASVSAMAPHKGVETVVQALAKLRRTRNLSPSLLLIGIWPVPAYEQRIRRLVIATGLQNVVTFLGHVSQEDLYRYYAESSVFCLMSQCESFGIPAVEAQAFGTPVVSSNCCAIPEVCGSGGIFPAPGDVAGTAGALAELLTRRDTWNRLSTAAVQNAAKYHWDICSQPLISTLQTLRRESI from the coding sequence ATGCACCGAGCATATACCGACAACGCTGGATCGGAATGCCAGCGTCATGCCATCGCCTATCAAGGCATTGCCGAAGAAACTCATGCGGCAGCAGTTAAATCGCGCGGACGGATTGCCCGGAAACCTCTCCAAATTGCCAGCGTCTCTGCCATGGCTCCGCACAAGGGCGTTGAGACCGTGGTTCAAGCTCTGGCGAAACTACGGCGAACTCGCAATCTGAGTCCATCCTTGTTGTTGATCGGCATCTGGCCGGTGCCTGCGTATGAGCAACGAATCCGCAGGTTAGTTATTGCCACCGGTTTGCAAAATGTGGTGACATTTTTAGGGCATGTCTCACAGGAGGATTTATACCGGTACTATGCTGAGTCTTCCGTTTTTTGCCTGATGAGCCAGTGCGAATCCTTCGGCATTCCAGCGGTGGAAGCACAGGCATTCGGCACTCCCGTCGTAAGTTCAAACTGCTGTGCAATCCCTGAAGTCTGCGGTTCAGGGGGCATATTTCCCGCCCCCGGCGACGTCGCTGGCACTGCAGGTGCCCTGGCTGAGCTCCTCACCCGGCGGGATACTTGGAATCGCCTATCCACCGCCGCAGTCCAAAACGCCGCCAAGTACCACTGGGATATCTGCTCCCAACCCCTCATCTCCACCCTCCAAACCCTACGCCGAGAATCCATCTGA
- a CDS encoding acyltransferase, translating to MQRISQFVLSKLSRITSHGGFLPEIDGLRFVAIMSVIIYHLHDYWIKKPVVARYEEGLGRFIEVLALQGWFGVQLFFVISGFILTLPFAAHHLEGRPAVGIKSYFLRRLTRLEPTYLINLLLIFTLLIVVNHASFLGLLPNLGASAIYQHGLLFGTMSTVNFVTWSLEVEVQFYILMPFFSLVFLVKTHWIRVLLLVPAMLFFAFVEKHKLVSGFCLLSHLQYFFAGILLADIYLTTLKNCQAALSWTWDFVAATSWILIVFILVRAEAFTLILPFLIIIAYVGAFRGRLMNRIFRSPWIVTIGGMCYTIYLYHFYIISLIGHGINRFFYGCQPMVAFVAYSLIVIPAIIGIGAILFILFERPFMNKAWPKEFWLSATRQLHFRDRRGRG from the coding sequence ATGCAGCGCATTTCTCAGTTTGTGTTATCAAAATTATCTCGGATAACGTCACATGGAGGTTTTTTGCCGGAGATCGATGGGTTGCGGTTTGTCGCCATCATGTCGGTGATCATTTATCATTTGCATGATTACTGGATCAAAAAACCAGTGGTGGCACGGTACGAAGAAGGCCTTGGTCGATTTATTGAAGTTTTGGCGCTTCAAGGATGGTTTGGTGTACAATTGTTTTTTGTAATCAGCGGCTTCATTCTAACCTTGCCGTTTGCTGCTCATCATCTGGAAGGGCGACCTGCCGTTGGCATTAAAAGCTATTTCCTTCGACGCCTCACGCGACTTGAACCAACGTATCTCATCAATCTTTTATTGATTTTTACGCTCCTGATTGTCGTCAATCATGCGTCATTCTTGGGTCTGCTGCCGAATCTTGGCGCGAGTGCCATCTATCAGCACGGGTTACTTTTTGGAACCATGAGCACTGTCAATTTCGTCACCTGGTCGCTCGAAGTTGAAGTGCAATTTTACATCCTGATGCCTTTCTTTTCATTGGTTTTCTTAGTGAAAACCCATTGGATTCGCGTCCTGCTGCTTGTTCCTGCGATGCTGTTTTTTGCCTTCGTCGAAAAACACAAACTGGTATCGGGCTTTTGCCTGCTCAGCCATTTGCAATACTTCTTTGCTGGAATACTGTTGGCGGACATCTATTTAACCACTTTAAAAAATTGCCAGGCCGCCCTATCTTGGACTTGGGATTTTGTTGCGGCCACATCGTGGATTCTAATCGTGTTCATTCTGGTCCGTGCTGAGGCGTTTACACTCATTCTGCCTTTTCTAATAATTATCGCTTACGTAGGTGCATTCAGAGGGCGACTGATGAACCGAATATTCCGGAGCCCTTGGATTGTAACTATTGGCGGAATGTGCTATACGATATATCTCTATCATTTCTATATCATCTCGCTCATCGGGCATGGCATCAACCGGTTCTTTTATGGATGTCAACCTATGGTTGCTTTTGTCGCGTATAGTCTTATTGTCATTCCCGCCATCATTGGTATTGGGGCTATCTTATTCATTCTCTTTGAACGGCCATTCATGAATAAAGCATGGCCAAAAGAATTTTGGTTATCTGCAACCCGCCAACTTCACTTTAGGGATCGCCGCGGCCGTGGCTGA
- a CDS encoding GxxExxY protein, producing the protein MNEELEQIAKDVVDASVKLHMKLGPGLLESVYEVILAHELEARGYRVERQKPIPIQYDGLVFDEGFRADLIVNNCFLIELKSVEKLAPVHGKQILTYLRLLGFRLGLLINFGEALVKDGIKRVAN; encoded by the coding sequence ATGAACGAAGAACTGGAACAAATAGCCAAAGATGTCGTAGACGCCTCCGTAAAATTGCACATGAAACTGGGCCCCGGCCTTTTGGAATCCGTGTACGAAGTCATCCTCGCGCACGAGCTGGAAGCAAGAGGATATCGGGTGGAGCGTCAAAAACCGATCCCGATTCAATATGATGGCCTGGTCTTCGACGAAGGATTCCGAGCGGATCTGATCGTGAACAACTGTTTTCTGATTGAACTCAAATCAGTCGAAAAGCTTGCCCCGGTCCATGGCAAACAAATTCTGACCTATCTCCGGCTACTCGGTTTCCGGCTGGGCTTACTCATAAATTTCGGCGAAGCCTTGGTTAAAGACGGCATCAAGCGCGTGGCAAATTAA
- a CDS encoding putative colanic acid biosynthesis acetyltransferase, with protein MSASLDISANRSTSKYTPREQFLRVLWGFAKLLFRFSPRPCFGCRRFILRCFGATVGKNVNIYPSVVIYFPWNLKIGDWSAIGEDALIYNLGPITIGQSVTISHRAHLCAGTHDYTRADMPLLKPPITIHDQAWICANALVGPNVTIGQGAIVGAGAVVMKNVEPWTIVAGNPAVKVKDRVISEKTP; from the coding sequence ATGAGTGCCTCCCTTGACATTTCCGCAAACCGCTCCACCTCCAAATACACTCCGCGCGAGCAATTCCTCCGCGTGCTTTGGGGTTTCGCCAAACTCCTATTCCGCTTCAGCCCCCGCCCGTGCTTCGGTTGCCGGCGTTTCATCCTGCGTTGTTTCGGAGCCACCGTGGGAAAAAACGTCAACATCTATCCCAGTGTCGTCATTTACTTCCCTTGGAACCTGAAGATCGGGGACTGGAGCGCGATTGGAGAGGACGCATTAATCTATAATCTTGGCCCCATCACCATTGGCCAAAGTGTAACCATCTCCCATCGTGCCCACCTGTGCGCTGGCACCCATGATTATACCCGGGCTGATATGCCGCTGCTGAAACCGCCGATCACCATTCACGATCAAGCCTGGATCTGCGCCAATGCCTTGGTCGGCCCGAACGTCACCATAGGGCAAGGTGCCATTGTCGGCGCCGGTGCCGTCGTCATGAAAAACGTCGAACCCTGGACCATCGTCGCTGGCAATCCCGCTGTTAAAGTCAAAGATCGCGTGAT